Proteins from one Acidobacteriota bacterium genomic window:
- a CDS encoding GWxTD domain-containing protein, giving the protein MAALQGSTFPPLHRILAAAACFCLVLSLVPAPALGQDERRRQEESTDYYKKWLQEDVYYIITDEERKVFQSLSTDEEKEQFIEQFWIRRDPDPRTAHNEFKEEHYRRIAFANERFASGIPGWMTDRGRIYIIHGAPAEIDSRPTGGTYTRPFHEGGGDTTTYPFEVWRYRHIEGIGSDIELEFVDPTNSGEYRLALNPEEKDALLHVPNAGLTTAEKLGLASKADRPYFSPGNRERYPLMGLRAKDNPFDRYRTYTQVQAPQSIKFKDLKELVEVNVSFADLPVRIGEDYYRLNEGQALVPITVQLENKDFTFEEKEGGYHEARLAVYGLVTSITNRVVAEFEDELGLAYPSHALAAALRNSATYQKIITLDQRMRYKLDLIVKDLKSGKTGVVRRGLNPPNYPEEDLALSSLVVSDKIQVLPEIPRENAMFVIGDVKIRPNLTGAFREGTRLNLYCQVYNAAFDQTTWEPSLRVSYQVLKDGDIIGEAVDEDGQSIQLASQRRIVLIKSLPVGGLEPGRYQLRLQVEDLIEGHRVEAEERFAIEPRPTSRSTSGSP; this is encoded by the coding sequence ATGGCTGCTCTTCAAGGCTCCACGTTCCCGCCGCTCCATCGGATTTTGGCTGCCGCGGCGTGCTTTTGCCTGGTCTTGTCTTTGGTGCCGGCGCCGGCTCTGGGTCAGGATGAAAGACGCCGCCAGGAGGAAAGCACCGACTACTACAAGAAGTGGCTGCAGGAGGACGTCTACTACATCATCACCGACGAGGAGCGAAAAGTCTTTCAGAGCCTCTCCACCGACGAGGAGAAGGAACAGTTCATCGAGCAGTTCTGGATACGCCGCGACCCCGATCCGCGTACGGCCCACAACGAATTCAAAGAAGAACACTACCGCCGCATCGCTTTCGCCAACGAGCGTTTTGCCAGCGGGATTCCCGGCTGGATGACCGATCGGGGACGCATCTACATCATCCACGGCGCCCCCGCGGAGATCGACTCGCGGCCCACCGGAGGAACTTACACCCGCCCCTTTCACGAGGGAGGAGGCGACACCACAACCTACCCCTTCGAAGTGTGGCGCTACCGGCACATCGAGGGCATCGGCAGCGACATCGAACTGGAGTTCGTCGACCCCACCAATTCAGGCGAATACCGGCTGGCCCTCAATCCTGAAGAGAAGGACGCTCTGCTCCACGTTCCCAACGCGGGACTGACGACGGCCGAAAAGCTGGGTCTGGCTTCCAAGGCCGACCGTCCCTACTTCAGCCCCGGCAACCGCGAACGCTATCCGCTGATGGGCCTGCGGGCCAAGGACAATCCCTTTGACCGCTACCGCACCTATACCCAAGTGCAGGCGCCTCAGTCGATCAAGTTCAAAGACCTCAAAGAGCTGGTCGAGGTCAACGTCTCTTTCGCCGACCTGCCAGTGCGCATAGGTGAAGACTACTACCGCCTCAACGAGGGGCAGGCCCTGGTGCCCATCACTGTCCAATTGGAGAACAAGGACTTCACCTTCGAAGAGAAAGAAGGCGGCTACCACGAAGCCCGCCTGGCTGTCTACGGACTGGTCACCAGCATCACCAACCGAGTTGTGGCCGAGTTCGAGGACGAGTTGGGCCTGGCCTATCCCTCTCACGCGTTGGCGGCGGCGCTGCGCAATTCGGCCACCTACCAGAAGATCATCACCCTCGATCAGCGCATGCGCTACAAGCTCGACCTGATCGTCAAAGACCTCAAGAGCGGCAAGACCGGCGTGGTGCGGCGGGGTCTCAACCCTCCCAACTATCCCGAGGAGGACCTGGCGCTCAGTTCGCTGGTGGTGTCGGACAAGATTCAGGTGTTGCCCGAGATCCCCCGAGAGAACGCCATGTTCGTGATCGGCGACGTCAAGATCCGGCCCAACCTGACGGGCGCTTTCCGCGAGGGGACGCGGCTCAACCTCTACTGCCAGGTCTACAACGCAGCCTTTGACCAAACCACCTGGGAGCCGTCTCTGCGCGTCAGCTATCAGGTCTTGAAGGATGGGGACATCATCGGTGAAGCCGTGGACGAGGACGGCCAGTCGATACAGTTGGCCTCCCAGCGCCGTATCGTGCTCATCAAATCTCTTCCCGTGGGCGGGCTCGAGCCCGGACGCTACCAGTTGCGCCTGCAGGTGGAGGACTTGATCGAGGGGCACAGGGTGGAAGCCGAAGAGCGTTTCGCCATCGAGCCCCGCCCCACTTCCCGCTCCACCTCCGGATCGCCATGA
- a CDS encoding substrate-binding domain-containing protein encodes MGRSFRVSALAGVCLLVWGCAEEARQVTICHTSDLRAFVESAGERFQSNHPRVSVRSESADSLEELRDLIRSKEYCDLVASSDYRLIERFLKPEQILRGTVFLGDEMVLATSQRALWETEEGRRRWQAEWTRLIFSQDLSYAVSDPNRDPTGYFGHLTWKLSEIHYRNPGLYRRFLNGRQESPAGSGWAGLTSSLASGGLDFAFLYRSMAERNGLEYLSLPGPVSLGESAQADRYRQVFWESGEDSGQAPFKIYGAPIRYGMCAVGTPRREADLLLEYLLSPEAADMARRLGYTVVPARNIGNR; translated from the coding sequence ATGGGCCGCAGCTTTCGAGTCTCAGCGCTTGCCGGAGTTTGCCTCCTCGTTTGGGGGTGCGCGGAAGAGGCCCGCCAGGTTACGATTTGCCATACCTCCGACTTGCGGGCCTTCGTTGAGTCGGCAGGGGAACGCTTCCAGTCCAATCATCCGCGCGTCAGCGTGCGCAGCGAGTCCGCTGACAGCTTGGAGGAGCTGCGCGATTTGATCCGATCAAAGGAATACTGCGATCTGGTTGCCTCCTCCGACTACCGGCTCATCGAGCGTTTCCTGAAACCGGAGCAGATCTTGAGAGGCACCGTCTTCCTGGGTGACGAGATGGTGTTGGCCACCAGCCAAAGGGCCTTGTGGGAGACGGAAGAAGGACGAAGGCGTTGGCAAGCCGAGTGGACGCGGCTCATCTTCTCCCAGGACCTCAGCTACGCCGTGTCCGACCCGAACCGTGATCCGACCGGCTATTTCGGGCACCTGACGTGGAAGCTCTCCGAGATTCACTACCGAAATCCCGGTCTCTACAGGCGCTTCCTCAACGGCCGGCAAGAATCCCCCGCGGGATCCGGTTGGGCGGGGTTGACGTCCTCTCTGGCAAGCGGAGGTCTGGATTTCGCCTTTCTCTACCGCTCCATGGCGGAGCGGAACGGACTGGAGTATCTGAGCCTGCCGGGCCCGGTCTCGCTGGGGGAATCGGCGCAAGCCGACCGCTACCGACAGGTGTTTTGGGAAAGCGGTGAAGATTCCGGCCAAGCGCCCTTCAAGATCTATGGGGCTCCCATCCGCTACGGAATGTGCGCGGTGGGGACGCCCCGGCGCGAGGCCGACCTGTTATTGGAGTATCTGCTCAGCCCCGAAGCCGCCGACATGGCCCGACGCCTGGGATACACGGTGGTTCCGGCCCGGAATATCGGCAACAGGTAG
- a CDS encoding iron-sulfur cluster assembly accessory protein: MIDMTSRAVEKMKQVVAEQNDASILGIRVAVEAGGCSGFQYAMKVEREPQDGDEVIDRDGLKVIVDEQSLIYLDGTQIDYESSWQGEGFRFKNPNVTGTCGCGESFSA; encoded by the coding sequence ATGATCGACATGACGTCCAGAGCCGTTGAGAAAATGAAGCAAGTTGTGGCCGAGCAGAACGACGCGTCCATTCTGGGCATCCGGGTGGCCGTGGAGGCAGGCGGCTGCTCCGGCTTCCAGTACGCCATGAAGGTCGAGCGCGAGCCTCAGGACGGCGATGAAGTCATCGACCGAGACGGGCTCAAAGTCATCGTCGATGAACAGAGCCTGATCTATCTGGACGGTACTCAGATCGACTACGAGTCGAGCTGGCAGGGCGAAGGCTTCCGCTTCAAGAATCCCAACGTCACCGGCACCTGCGGCTGCGGCGAGAGCTTCTCAGCCTGA
- the moaA gene encoding GTP 3',8-cyclase MoaA, translated as MLQDSFGRTIEDLRVSVTDRCNFKCVYCKSARSLAYQERDQILSFEEIERLAGIFTAMGIRKLRITGGEPMVRRELEKLIERLAVLPGLSDLALTTNGFNLYQKAALLKEKGLDRVTISLDSLQPERFRRITRSDDFDKVMKSIEAAKEEGLDPVKINCVVVREFNDDEIVDFAEMARRLEITVRFIEFMPLDEDEGWTRRQVFSGAEILEILESRYELRERPLKHPSQTSRNYDFADSGGRIGLIMPVSRPFCGACSRIRLTADGKIRTCLFSHVEHDIKSLMRSGAGDAELRSFILDTVAKKEARHHINEPHFVPPSRSMSYIGG; from the coding sequence ATGTTGCAGGACTCTTTCGGACGCACCATTGAAGATCTGCGGGTTTCCGTGACCGACCGCTGCAACTTCAAATGCGTCTACTGCAAGTCGGCCCGCTCCCTGGCCTATCAGGAGCGCGACCAGATCCTCTCCTTCGAAGAAATCGAACGGCTGGCCGGCATCTTCACCGCAATGGGCATCCGCAAGCTGCGCATCACCGGCGGCGAGCCGATGGTGCGGCGTGAGCTGGAGAAGCTCATCGAGCGCCTGGCCGTGCTTCCGGGATTGAGCGATCTGGCCCTCACCACCAACGGCTTCAACCTTTATCAGAAAGCCGCACTGCTTAAGGAAAAGGGCCTTGACCGAGTCACCATCTCGCTCGATTCGCTCCAGCCTGAGCGCTTTCGGCGCATCACCCGCAGCGACGACTTCGACAAGGTCATGAAGAGCATCGAGGCGGCCAAGGAGGAGGGGCTTGATCCGGTTAAGATCAACTGCGTGGTGGTGCGCGAATTCAACGACGACGAGATCGTCGACTTTGCCGAGATGGCCCGCCGGCTGGAAATCACCGTGCGCTTCATCGAGTTCATGCCGCTGGACGAAGACGAGGGCTGGACGCGCCGTCAGGTCTTCAGCGGGGCCGAGATCCTGGAGATTCTGGAGTCCCGCTATGAGCTGCGCGAGCGTCCTCTCAAACACCCCTCGCAGACCTCCCGCAACTACGACTTTGCCGACTCGGGCGGGCGCATCGGACTCATCATGCCGGTTTCGCGTCCCTTCTGCGGGGCTTGCAGCCGCATCCGCCTGACGGCCGACGGCAAGATCCGCACCTGTCTCTTTTCTCACGTCGAGCACGACATCAAGTCGCTGATGCGCTCGGGAGCCGGCGACGCCGAGCTTCGCAGCTTCATCCTCGACACCGTGGCCAAGAAAGAGGCGCGCCACCACATCAACGAGCCTCATTTCGTTCCCCCCTCCCGCTCCATGTCCTACATCGGAGGCTGA
- a CDS encoding peptidylprolyl isomerase encodes MRSSRSLCLLGFLLAACLAPSALLAQNPVVTVDTTLGRFSIELYADKAPETVENFLAYVEDGHFDGTIFHRVIPGFIIQGGGLTPDLKEKPTRPPIPNEADNGLKNEVGTVAMARTSEPHSAQSQFYVNLNDNTALDHHDKSVQGWGYAVFGRVTSGMEVVRTIASVPSVTRAGHHHVPVTPIEITKVWLQK; translated from the coding sequence ATGCGCTCTTCTAGATCGCTTTGTCTGCTGGGCTTTCTGTTGGCGGCTTGCCTGGCCCCTTCGGCGCTCTTGGCCCAGAACCCGGTCGTGACGGTCGATACCACGCTGGGCCGCTTCTCCATCGAGCTTTACGCCGACAAGGCGCCCGAGACGGTGGAGAACTTCCTGGCCTATGTCGAGGACGGCCATTTCGACGGCACCATTTTCCACCGGGTCATCCCCGGCTTCATCATCCAGGGCGGAGGATTGACGCCCGACCTGAAGGAAAAACCGACTCGCCCGCCCATCCCCAACGAAGCCGACAACGGACTCAAGAACGAGGTCGGCACAGTGGCCATGGCTCGTACCAGCGAACCCCACAGCGCCCAGTCGCAGTTTTACGTCAACCTCAACGACAACACGGCCCTCGACCACCATGACAAGAGCGTTCAAGGGTGGGGATATGCCGTCTTCGGACGCGTCACCTCCGGCATGGAAGTGGTGCGCACCATCGCCTCAGTGCCCTCCGTCACACGGGCTGGACACCATCACGTTCCCGTCACGCCCATCGAAATCACCAAGGTCTGGCTGCAGAAGTAG
- a CDS encoding M14 family metallopeptidase, whose protein sequence is MSKSSLLSSSLLLLAAAVASALGSARVPLSIDFQVEGVEYSSEIPAPQDVIGHEVGTRHTRPHQLVDYYRAVAQASDRVIVRQHGTTYEGRPLVHALVTSPSNHARLEEIRQANLALSDPSGSPSDSRLASQPAVIWLGYSVHGNEATGSEAALLTLYHLAAGEGQPVEEALENLVIILDPSFNPDGRARFVNWVNANRGRVATIDSQDREHNEPWPGGRTNHYWFDLNRDWLPAQLKESQARLQVFHHWRPQVLTDHHEMGGDRTFFFQPGIPSRNNPYTPRRTFELTAEMATYHARRLERIGALYYTEESFDDFYYGKGSTYPDVNGAVGILFEQGSSRALRRSTDLGELTYAYGVRNQFSASLSTIEAAVAMRPRLLAHMRDFYAQAPEMARQEPVKGYIFSIQGSQRTRGQALAQMLRRHRIRIHELARDVEIGGRAFASGQAYVVPLDQPQIRLIKALFETVTEFDDVLFYDVSTWVMPMAFDVDYAAWEAGLSGLMGDPVEEAILDGGRLEGSSDYAYLMPWGGFYAPRALYKIQQAGLYPRLATRDFQARVGGAVRSFAAGTVVIPLRPRDAQASLSPAEVRSLLEEVVGQDHVELVAVEGGLTPSGPDLGGPSMEVLSKPSVAVLSGRGTSSYQVGQAWHLLNERMGIPLSLIDMDDFNGADLSRYNTLLLVGGSYRVIDAERLKAWVREGGTLIAAQSAARWVVEQEFVSERLYRPERETPPARYAEVQRQRGAQLIGGSIFQVELDTTHPLAFGFGPRMAFFRDHTHFFEVSQTPGATVAAYTDDPLLSGYVSDENLAALSGTAALLARRSGRGRVVLFADDPTFRAFWYGTSGLLLNAVFFGSVF, encoded by the coding sequence ATGAGCAAATCAAGCCTGTTGTCCTCCTCGCTCCTCCTGCTTGCCGCGGCTGTGGCGTCCGCTCTGGGGAGCGCCCGCGTGCCCCTCAGCATCGACTTCCAGGTGGAAGGGGTCGAGTACTCTTCAGAGATTCCCGCCCCCCAGGACGTCATCGGCCATGAGGTGGGGACCCGTCACACCCGGCCTCACCAGTTGGTCGATTATTACCGGGCCGTGGCCCAAGCCAGCGACCGTGTAATCGTGCGCCAGCACGGAACCACTTACGAAGGCCGGCCCCTGGTGCACGCCCTGGTCACCTCGCCCTCCAACCACGCCCGTTTGGAGGAGATCCGGCAGGCCAACCTGGCTCTTTCCGATCCCTCCGGTTCCCCTTCCGATTCGCGCCTGGCCTCCCAGCCCGCCGTCATCTGGCTGGGCTACTCGGTACACGGAAACGAAGCCACCGGCTCTGAGGCGGCCCTCCTGACCCTTTATCATCTGGCGGCGGGAGAGGGCCAGCCGGTGGAGGAGGCGCTGGAGAACCTGGTCATCATTCTCGACCCCTCCTTCAATCCCGACGGACGGGCCCGTTTCGTCAATTGGGTCAACGCCAACCGGGGGCGAGTGGCCACCATCGATTCCCAGGACCGGGAGCACAACGAGCCCTGGCCCGGCGGACGCACCAATCACTACTGGTTCGACCTCAACCGCGATTGGCTGCCCGCCCAACTCAAAGAGAGCCAGGCCCGTTTGCAGGTCTTTCACCACTGGCGGCCCCAGGTGCTGACCGACCACCATGAGATGGGAGGCGACCGCACCTTCTTTTTTCAGCCCGGAATCCCCTCCCGCAACAATCCCTACACGCCTCGGCGGACCTTCGAATTGACCGCCGAAATGGCCACCTATCACGCGCGCCGCCTGGAGCGGATCGGCGCCCTCTATTACACCGAGGAGAGCTTCGACGACTTCTATTACGGCAAGGGATCGACCTATCCCGACGTCAACGGGGCGGTGGGAATCCTCTTCGAGCAGGGCTCCTCGCGGGCTCTGCGGCGCAGCACCGATTTAGGCGAACTGACCTACGCTTACGGGGTGCGCAATCAGTTCTCGGCTTCCCTCTCCACCATCGAAGCGGCGGTGGCCATGCGTCCCCGTCTGCTGGCCCATATGAGGGACTTCTACGCTCAGGCCCCCGAGATGGCCCGCCAGGAGCCGGTCAAGGGCTACATCTTCTCCATCCAGGGCTCTCAGCGGACGCGCGGACAGGCGCTGGCTCAGATGCTCAGGCGCCACCGCATCCGGATTCACGAGTTGGCGCGGGACGTGGAAATCGGCGGCCGGGCTTTCGCCTCCGGCCAGGCCTACGTGGTCCCCCTCGATCAACCTCAGATCCGCCTCATCAAGGCTCTCTTCGAGACCGTAACCGAGTTCGACGACGTGCTCTTCTACGACGTCTCGACCTGGGTGATGCCCATGGCCTTCGACGTCGACTACGCGGCCTGGGAAGCCGGGCTGTCGGGCCTGATGGGCGACCCGGTGGAGGAAGCAATCCTCGATGGAGGACGCCTCGAGGGAAGCTCGGACTACGCCTATCTGATGCCCTGGGGAGGTTTCTATGCTCCCCGCGCTCTCTACAAGATCCAGCAGGCCGGACTTTATCCACGCCTGGCGACGCGTGATTTCCAGGCCAGGGTCGGCGGTGCGGTGCGCTCCTTCGCCGCCGGAACGGTGGTCATTCCGCTGCGTCCGCGCGATGCCCAAGCTTCGCTTTCTCCTGCCGAGGTGCGCTCGCTGCTGGAAGAGGTCGTGGGCCAGGACCACGTCGAGCTGGTGGCGGTTGAGGGGGGACTGACGCCTTCGGGTCCCGACCTGGGCGGACCCTCCATGGAGGTTCTCTCCAAGCCCTCGGTGGCCGTCCTCTCGGGCCGGGGAACCAGTTCCTACCAGGTGGGTCAAGCCTGGCATCTGCTCAACGAGCGCATGGGAATCCCCCTCTCGCTCATCGATATGGACGACTTCAACGGAGCCGATCTGAGCCGCTACAACACCCTTCTGCTGGTGGGCGGATCCTATCGGGTCATCGACGCCGAACGGCTCAAGGCCTGGGTGCGTGAGGGAGGCACCTTGATCGCCGCCCAGTCCGCCGCCCGTTGGGTGGTGGAGCAAGAATTCGTATCGGAACGGCTCTACCGCCCCGAGCGCGAAACTCCGCCGGCCCGCTACGCCGAGGTACAACGTCAGCGGGGAGCCCAGCTCATCGGCGGATCGATCTTTCAAGTAGAACTCGACACCACACATCCGCTGGCCTTCGGGTTCGGTCCCCGCATGGCTTTTTTCCGCGACCACACCCATTTCTTCGAAGTGTCTCAGACGCCCGGCGCCACCGTTGCCGCCTATACCGACGATCCCCTGTTGAGCGGTTACGTCTCAGACGAGAACCTCGCTGCTCTCTCGGGGACGGCGGCCCTCTTGGCCCGGCGTTCAGGTCGAGGACGGGTGGTTCTTTTCGCCGACGATCCCACCTTCAGGGCCTTTTGGTACGGCACCAGCGGACTCTTGCTCAACGCCGTCTTCTTCGGCTCTGTCTTTTAG
- a CDS encoding S9 family peptidase produces the protein MLRRLWVVVACVSLCSLWLAAETADKRPMTVDDIFRMTDVVSPLLSPDGEWILYGRRTVDWDENESKTTYWRIPWQGGEAYRFIGEEGGSSFAFSPQGGYLAFLREVGEGKDRKRQIFIMRTRGGEAVQLTKHKTSVGRFLWGRDESRIYFQADDARPKEEEAEIKKGADAIFVDEPPNGQGRDQWNNLWMIGLDDKEEKQITDERHLISSWDISPDGSRLVYTARSENRRNQQYLAEIYLHSIQDGLRTRLTDNQAPERGVQFAPDGRRVLYSAPDDQEWELRNDKIWVIDADSKEYRMVSGAFEGNMGDVEWGPEGDFIYFSGLQRTEDALFRLDPVSGALEKLLDVDGVMSSVSYSADRSRIAYVFEDHDTPAELYAASLTQASSRELTDHNAWVEEELLLSDMKVVNWKSTDGLPIEGLLHLPPTYQEGRRSPLILHIHGGPAGVFTNNFDARVHIFGGLGYAQLQPNVRGSSGYDDELLRGNMNDIGGGDYQDLMTGVDYLIEQGIADPERLGVRGWSYGGILGGWTITQTDRFKAASLGAMVSDWTSEYGPGFNHDVRLWYIGGTPWENPEGWRQKSSLTHIANVETPTILFHGNNDRTDTEGQSMMYFAALKDRGIETRYIRFPREGHGIREPRHFRTLVVEEVRWMQRYVLDDPDWQAWQRPSEKKDEEKDEPEVR, from the coding sequence ATGTTGAGAAGACTTTGGGTTGTGGTGGCATGTGTTTCCCTGTGCTCGCTGTGGCTCGCAGCCGAGACGGCCGACAAGCGTCCCATGACGGTGGACGACATTTTCAGGATGACGGACGTGGTCTCCCCTCTCCTATCCCCTGATGGGGAGTGGATTCTCTACGGCCGCCGCACGGTGGACTGGGACGAGAACGAGAGCAAGACGACTTACTGGCGCATCCCTTGGCAGGGGGGCGAGGCCTACCGGTTCATCGGGGAAGAGGGCGGGAGCAGTTTCGCCTTCTCGCCGCAGGGCGGCTATTTGGCCTTCCTGCGCGAGGTGGGCGAGGGTAAGGACAGGAAGCGGCAGATTTTCATCATGCGCACCCGGGGCGGGGAGGCCGTCCAGCTCACCAAGCACAAGACCTCGGTGGGCCGATTCCTGTGGGGACGGGACGAGAGCCGCATCTACTTTCAGGCTGACGATGCCCGGCCCAAAGAGGAGGAAGCGGAAATCAAGAAGGGCGCCGATGCCATCTTCGTGGACGAGCCGCCCAACGGCCAGGGCCGCGATCAGTGGAACAACCTGTGGATGATCGGCCTGGACGACAAGGAAGAGAAGCAGATCACCGACGAACGCCATCTCATCAGCTCCTGGGACATCTCGCCCGACGGTTCGCGCCTGGTCTACACGGCACGCAGCGAAAACCGCCGCAACCAGCAGTATTTGGCTGAAATCTACCTCCATTCGATTCAGGACGGGCTGAGGACGCGGCTGACCGACAACCAAGCGCCCGAGCGGGGCGTGCAGTTCGCCCCCGATGGCCGCAGGGTCCTCTATTCAGCCCCCGATGACCAGGAGTGGGAGCTGCGCAACGACAAGATCTGGGTCATCGACGCCGACAGCAAGGAATACCGCATGGTATCGGGGGCGTTTGAAGGCAATATGGGCGACGTGGAATGGGGTCCGGAGGGCGACTTCATCTACTTTTCCGGCTTGCAGCGCACCGAGGACGCGCTTTTCCGTCTCGACCCCGTCAGCGGTGCCCTTGAGAAGCTGCTGGACGTAGATGGCGTCATGAGTTCGGTCTCCTATTCAGCCGACAGGAGCCGCATCGCCTACGTCTTCGAGGATCACGACACACCTGCCGAGCTTTATGCGGCATCCCTCACCCAGGCCTCGTCCCGCGAGCTGACCGACCACAACGCCTGGGTGGAGGAAGAGTTGCTGCTCTCCGACATGAAGGTGGTCAACTGGAAGAGCACGGACGGGCTGCCCATCGAAGGACTGCTGCACCTGCCTCCCACCTACCAGGAGGGCCGGCGTTCACCCCTCATCCTGCACATCCACGGCGGACCGGCGGGAGTCTTCACCAACAACTTCGACGCCCGCGTCCACATCTTCGGCGGTTTGGGCTACGCGCAGTTGCAGCCTAACGTGCGCGGCAGCAGCGGCTATGACGACGAACTGCTGCGCGGCAATATGAACGACATCGGGGGCGGCGACTACCAGGACCTGATGACGGGGGTCGACTACCTCATCGAGCAGGGGATCGCCGATCCTGAGCGGTTGGGCGTGCGCGGGTGGAGCTACGGAGGCATCCTGGGCGGATGGACCATCACTCAGACCGACCGTTTCAAGGCGGCCTCGCTGGGCGCCATGGTTTCCGACTGGACCTCGGAATACGGTCCCGGATTCAACCATGACGTCCGCCTCTGGTACATCGGAGGAACCCCCTGGGAGAATCCCGAGGGCTGGCGCCAGAAGTCTTCGCTGACTCACATCGCCAACGTCGAGACTCCCACCATTCTCTTTCACGGCAACAACGACCGCACCGACACCGAAGGCCAGAGCATGATGTACTTCGCGGCTCTCAAAGACCGGGGAATCGAAACCCGCTACATCCGCTTTCCCCGCGAGGGCCACGGCATTCGCGAACCCCGCCACTTCCGCACCTTGGTGGTGGAGGAAGTGCGCTGGATGCAGCGCTACGTCCTCGACGATCCCGACTGGCAAGCTTGGCAGCGCCCTTCCGAGAAGAAGGACGAGGAGAAGGACGAGCCTGAGGTGCGCTGA
- a CDS encoding DUF3011 domain-containing protein: MQALTYGAFLPAWAAVLFLAWVPVQAQNLRTQEVRCKSEDFRQRECRLRGPIVRVRLKDQKSSAACREGYSYGFRGEILWVDRGCDAEFDVTFRSSGNSGPGRYPPSPNDPDRGGYNLKRVEIECKSENYRRRDCRVGGRIERAFLRDTDSDAPCIEGRSWGWDRDYVWVNNGCDGDFEVHYVDNGSSGPIFGGGDRRERITCSSRDYRQEQCYVEGRITDIRLLRRRSGAECRLGRSYGYRRDYVWVDEGCSADFEVYYRDGRGGGPPPGGRDGDVLSCKSHDYRYNSCRADRFIRRVRLLEQKSDAPCRRGESWGWQGNIIWVDKGCSAEFEVDYR; encoded by the coding sequence ATGCAGGCCTTAACTTACGGAGCCTTTCTCCCGGCATGGGCGGCCGTTCTCTTTTTAGCCTGGGTGCCGGTCCAGGCGCAGAACTTGAGAACCCAGGAAGTACGCTGCAAGAGCGAAGATTTCAGGCAGCGGGAATGCCGCCTGCGAGGACCGATCGTGCGCGTGCGCCTGAAAGACCAGAAGTCCAGCGCCGCCTGCCGGGAAGGATACAGCTACGGCTTTCGGGGCGAGATCCTGTGGGTGGACCGAGGATGCGACGCCGAGTTCGACGTCACCTTCCGCAGCAGCGGAAACTCCGGACCGGGGCGTTATCCGCCTTCCCCCAATGACCCGGACCGCGGGGGCTACAACCTGAAAAGGGTTGAGATCGAGTGCAAAAGCGAGAACTACCGGCGCAGAGACTGCCGGGTGGGCGGACGCATCGAGCGCGCCTTTCTGCGCGACACCGATTCTGACGCGCCCTGCATCGAGGGCCGTTCCTGGGGATGGGACCGCGACTATGTCTGGGTTAACAACGGCTGCGACGGCGACTTCGAGGTCCATTACGTCGACAACGGCTCCTCGGGCCCCATATTCGGAGGCGGCGACCGCCGAGAAAGGATCACCTGCAGCAGCCGCGATTATCGCCAGGAACAATGCTACGTGGAGGGGCGCATCACCGACATCCGCCTGCTGCGACGGCGATCCGGCGCTGAGTGCCGCCTGGGACGCAGCTATGGATACAGGCGCGACTACGTATGGGTGGACGAAGGCTGTTCAGCCGATTTCGAAGTTTACTACCGGGACGGCCGCGGCGGCGGGCCACCGCCCGGAGGCCGGGACGGCGACGTCCTTTCCTGCAAGAGCCACGACTACCGCTACAACTCCTGCAGAGCGGACCGCTTCATCCGCCGGGTCCGCCTGCTCGAGCAGAAGTCGGACGCTCCCTGCCGCCGCGGGGAAAGCTGGGGCTGGCAAGGCAATATCATCTGGGTCGACAAGGGCTGCTCGGCGGAATTCGAAGTCGACTACCGGTGA
- a CDS encoding helix-turn-helix transcriptional regulator, protein MERGSIFMHSKGPINNFVCKNLRQIRIGKGIKVLEVAKKTGIPASSYSCLEWGRYKLNLDNLFRILHAIEADITDVWPMAHRSSREAVTREHIRKVLEASEEMRPPTISTDDFIQAVCRCCGVDRIDREVARNSKKIREIQVLASIVVRDVPQITLTSLSHRLDVNISSLSHRTRRMLKQAGKDEELAERIEDTREAVLSMLPLELAKAS, encoded by the coding sequence ATGGAAAGGGGGAGCATCTTTATGCACTCAAAAGGTCCGATCAATAATTTTGTGTGTAAAAACCTTAGACAGATTCGAATCGGGAAGGGAATCAAGGTGCTGGAGGTTGCCAAAAAGACAGGCATTCCGGCCAGTTCTTACTCTTGTCTGGAGTGGGGACGCTACAAGCTGAATCTGGACAATCTGTTCCGCATCCTGCACGCAATCGAGGCCGACATTACCGATGTCTGGCCCATGGCTCACCGCAGCAGTCGCGAAGCCGTCACCAGAGAGCACATCCGCAAGGTTCTGGAAGCCTCCGAGGAAATGCGTCCGCCCACCATTTCCACCGACGACTTTATCCAAGCCGTGTGCCGCTGTTGCGGCGTGGACCGCATTGACCGCGAGGTAGCCCGCAACTCTAAGAAGATCCGAGAAATCCAAGTCTTAGCTTCAATCGTGGTGCGCGACGTGCCCCAGATAACATTGACTTCTCTCAGCCATCGGCTGGACGTCAATATCTCCTCGCTCTCTCACCGCACCCGACGCATGCTCAAGCAGGCGGGGAAGGATGAGGAGCTGGCTGAACGGATCGAAGACACGCGCGAGGCGGTGCTTTCCATGCTGCCTCTGGAGTTGGCTAAGGCGTCCTGA